Proteins from a single region of candidate division WOR-3 bacterium:
- a CDS encoding ABC transporter ATP-binding protein has translation MFHHFSGVEEEDSGYQGRASTYIRRLWPFFRPYLGRTAASAGLLLTATGLGLLGPVLLKRAIDVNIGGGDIAGLAVTSLTYLGLQVAIFFASYFQMVWLTMVGEQGAADLKHRLFSHLLSLPMQFFDKNPVGRLISRVESDTEAIKMLFTRTSVVLVQSVLALVGMSLVMALASWRLYVLVALLLPPFIVAFWLFQRKVRPIYLSVRRTVADINGLIAEALASLPVVQVFGQQARLGEKMDNLCRLKYRDEMKAFTLWYIVWFLVDFGEIIGLVLVLGLGGAWALRGTLTVGTLFMFVAYITRLFGPLRTISDQINVMQRSLASAERVFGLLDTPSEPEREPGETLMIRDRIAFEKVGLAYDGRNYVLKDIELVIRRGEKVALVGETGGGKSSIVGLLLKFYTAQQGRILIDGQDLGRIDRHRLRRAVGLVPQEVIMFPGSVLDNLRMMDESIPAEQVIEAAKRTRIHDAIQRFPQGYETNLIERGINLSLGERQLLALARALVFDPQLLVLDEATSSVDPHTEHLIQQALAELLTGRTAIIVAHRLATIRLVDRIVVVHKGRIAEQGSHEELLAKEGLYARFYKLQYLVGEPVARAAG, from the coding sequence GTGTTTCACCATTTCAGCGGTGTCGAGGAAGAGGATTCAGGGTATCAGGGCCGGGCCTCGACCTACATCAGGAGGTTGTGGCCGTTCTTCCGGCCTTATCTGGGCCGGACTGCGGCTTCGGCCGGGTTACTGCTTACCGCCACCGGGCTGGGTCTCCTTGGGCCGGTGCTCCTAAAACGGGCAATTGATGTAAACATTGGCGGCGGCGACATCGCTGGCCTTGCGGTAACGTCGCTAACGTATCTTGGACTTCAAGTTGCGATTTTCTTTGCCAGCTATTTTCAGATGGTGTGGCTGACAATGGTCGGCGAGCAGGGTGCGGCCGACCTGAAGCATCGTCTGTTCAGCCACTTGTTGAGCCTGCCGATGCAGTTCTTCGATAAGAACCCGGTCGGTCGTCTCATTTCCAGGGTGGAAAGCGACACCGAGGCAATAAAGATGCTTTTCACCCGTACATCGGTCGTGCTGGTGCAGAGCGTGCTGGCGCTGGTGGGCATGAGTCTTGTTATGGCGTTGGCGAGCTGGCGACTGTACGTCCTGGTTGCGCTGCTACTGCCACCATTTATCGTAGCGTTCTGGCTGTTTCAGCGCAAGGTGCGGCCGATCTACCTTAGTGTGCGACGCACGGTTGCAGACATCAACGGCCTGATTGCCGAAGCTTTGGCGAGCCTACCGGTGGTGCAGGTGTTCGGTCAGCAGGCCCGGCTGGGCGAGAAGATGGACAACCTGTGCCGACTGAAATACCGGGATGAAATGAAGGCGTTCACGCTCTGGTACATTGTGTGGTTTCTTGTTGACTTTGGCGAAATTATTGGACTTGTGCTAGTGCTCGGGCTTGGCGGTGCGTGGGCACTCAGGGGCACGCTGACAGTCGGCACACTGTTCATGTTTGTCGCCTATATCACCCGACTGTTCGGGCCGCTGCGAACGATATCAGACCAAATCAACGTGATGCAACGGTCGCTTGCCTCAGCCGAACGGGTGTTCGGCCTGCTCGACACGCCATCAGAGCCGGAGCGAGAGCCAGGGGAGACGCTGATGATCCGGGACCGGATCGCTTTCGAGAAGGTCGGCCTGGCCTATGACGGGAGGAACTACGTTTTGAAGGATATTGAGCTTGTAATCCGGCGGGGAGAAAAGGTGGCGCTGGTCGGCGAAACCGGCGGCGGCAAGAGTTCGATTGTCGGTCTGCTGCTAAAGTTCTACACTGCCCAGCAGGGCCGGATTCTCATAGATGGGCAGGACCTGGGCCGGATTGATCGTCATCGCCTGCGTCGGGCAGTCGGGCTTGTGCCCCAGGAAGTAATCATGTTTCCCGGTTCGGTGCTCGATAATCTGAGGATGATGGATGAGAGCATCCCGGCCGAGCAGGTTATCGAGGCGGCGAAACGGACGCGCATCCACGATGCAATCCAGCGCTTTCCCCAGGGGTATGAGACGAACCTGATTGAGCGCGGCATCAATCTTTCGCTCGGTGAACGGCAACTACTGGCACTTGCCCGGGCGCTGGTATTCGATCCGCAGCTTCTGGTTCTTGACGAAGCAACCTCATCGGTTGACCCGCATACCGAGCACCTGATTCAACAGGCGCTTGCGGAACTACTGACTGGCCGGACGGCGATTATCGTTGCTCACCGATTGGCAACAATACGGCTAGTGGACCGGATCGTTGTAGTACATAAGGGCCGGATTGCCGAGCAGGGCTCGCACGAAGAGCTACTGGCAAAAGAAGGGCTTTATGCCCGTTTCTACAAACTACAGTACCTGGTCGGTGAGCCAGTAGCAAGGGCTGCCGGATGA
- the speY gene encoding deoxyhypusine synthase has product MKRTGRIRKDLSEVPDWLRKRRCPHKARYLSGKRILPKGITGRERLDSLIDDKFLAYNAARLREGCRLYAEKMLEPDVVVGMSLAGALTPAGLGCSCLVPLIKAGFIDWIVSTGANMYHDLHFAFNLPLHVGSHLVDDADLRRNDVVRIYDVLLAYTDCLCRTDDILRNILVQREFQKEMGTAEFYHLLGRHAAEWERKNGHQDVSVLAAAYRCGVPIYTSSPGDSTIGMNIAGLELKGLKLRINPSIDVNETTSYVLHAKRSGGKSAVVLIGGGSPKNFMLQTEPQIQEVLMIKEYGQDYFFQITDARPDTGGLSGATPHEAVSWGKVDPNRLPDAVVCYADATMALPLLTHYVLARHRRRPHRRLYDRRAELMDKLRLEFFAHSRF; this is encoded by the coding sequence GTGAAACGAACCGGAAGAATCCGAAAAGACCTCTCTGAGGTTCCGGACTGGCTGCGCAAGCGGCGCTGCCCGCACAAAGCCCGCTACCTCTCCGGCAAGCGTATTCTGCCTAAGGGTATCACTGGCCGGGAAAGGCTCGATTCTCTGATTGACGATAAGTTCCTTGCCTACAATGCTGCCCGACTGCGCGAAGGCTGCCGGCTCTACGCCGAGAAAATGCTTGAACCCGACGTAGTCGTCGGAATGAGTCTAGCTGGTGCGCTGACCCCGGCCGGTCTGGGCTGTTCCTGTCTGGTGCCGCTCATCAAGGCCGGCTTTATCGACTGGATTGTCTCAACCGGGGCCAACATGTACCACGACCTACATTTTGCCTTCAATCTGCCACTCCACGTCGGCTCGCATCTTGTGGACGATGCCGACCTCCGCCGCAATGACGTGGTACGTATCTACGACGTGCTTTTGGCCTACACCGACTGCCTGTGCAGGACCGATGACATCCTGCGCAACATTCTGGTTCAGCGCGAGTTCCAGAAAGAGATGGGCACGGCCGAGTTCTACCACTTACTTGGTCGCCACGCTGCGGAATGGGAACGCAAGAACGGCCACCAGGACGTATCGGTCCTAGCCGCAGCTTACCGGTGCGGTGTGCCGATTTACACCAGCTCGCCCGGTGACTCAACCATCGGCATGAACATCGCCGGTCTTGAGCTCAAAGGGCTCAAGCTCCGCATCAACCCTTCAATTGACGTAAACGAAACCACCTCCTATGTTCTGCATGCCAAACGCTCAGGCGGCAAGTCCGCGGTTGTTCTCATCGGCGGCGGCTCACCCAAGAACTTCATGCTCCAGACCGAGCCCCAGATTCAGGAAGTGCTGATGATCAAAGAGTACGGCCAGGACTATTTCTTTCAGATAACCGACGCCCGTCCCGACACCGGCGGCCTGTCCGGTGCCACCCCGCACGAAGCGGTCTCCTGGGGCAAAGTTGACCCGAACCGGCTGCCCGATGCGGTCGTCTGCTATGCTGACGCAACAATGGCGCTACCGCTTCTGACCCATTACGTCCTTGCGCGGCACCGCCGGCGTCCGCACCGGCGCCTGTATGACCGACGGGCCGAACTGATGGACAAGCTCCGGCTGGAATTCTTCGCCCATTCCAGGTTCTAG
- a CDS encoding thioredoxin domain-containing protein — protein sequence MRVLSVVAALALFVMSCGQKKEQPPAARTEPASVVVPESVKPQAEPAAVPETPKPAPAAVAQPEEPARHLPKLWDFWATWCPPCREQKPIVEELAKEYAGVVEVKSIDVDENKDLAQKFNVQAIPTLVFLDTHGNELSRRVGLFPKDSIVGRFRTHGFIK from the coding sequence ATGCGAGTACTGTCCGTCGTTGCCGCGCTCGCGCTGTTCGTCATGAGCTGCGGGCAGAAGAAGGAACAACCGCCAGCGGCTCGAACCGAGCCGGCGTCGGTCGTCGTACCGGAATCGGTCAAGCCGCAGGCCGAGCCGGCCGCAGTGCCTGAAACGCCTAAACCTGCGCCGGCCGCAGTCGCGCAGCCAGAAGAGCCGGCCCGGCATCTGCCCAAGCTCTGGGATTTCTGGGCCACCTGGTGCCCACCCTGCCGCGAGCAGAAGCCGATTGTCGAGGAGCTGGCCAAGGAGTACGCCGGCGTAGTCGAGGTCAAATCAATTGACGTTGACGAAAACAAGGACCTTGCCCAGAAGTTCAATGTTCAGGCAATCCCAACACTAGTCTTTCTTGACACCCATGGCAACGAACTCTCACGCCGGGTCGGACTGTTTCCCAAAGATTCAATTGTCGGGCGATTCCGCACCCACGGGTTCATCAAGTAG
- a CDS encoding ABC transporter ATP-binding protein: MIPGAKRPGLRLVLDFWKEHKALAVLLVAGTALATAISLAFPYVLRFIIDGIRRPATLPELVRYVLLLAGLGLMRSVAESVLPWARGRVNERYQWVVRTRVFRRILDKGHSFAIRFPTGDVMERLDHDLGELSWFACSGIFRAVSAMFMVGFALVIMISMSPLLTLAAVVPVAVAVIVWMRLGPLVFSRYMEWRQKIAKTNNLIQSSFTGVRLVKSYTMEERLQRRFRNGLDERVAASVRTTRVESRISVFYMAVSELGILVVLWLGGLLVIRHHLTLGEFVAFNGYVMMLVGPMFDIGNLFVMGRRAQAGAERVGELENHPVEVARRRGRLAADLPMPEGDLRLEGVTFSYQGSTQSGGAVSVRPALKNVTMEFPVGGRIGIAGTVGSGKSTLFRLLFRLADPQQGRVTLGGADIRNLDLDAYRALFGYAPQEPALFSETLRENIAFGRPVDDAELNRVISLAQLSDDMKDLAAGLSEKLGERGARLSGGQKERVAIARALVGRPRVLVFDDAFSALDAETERKLVDRLTNEFRGATLIVVSHRLSVLATCDRIYVLDAGEVKEQGTHEELLARAGLYWKLYQRQLIREELEKL; encoded by the coding sequence ATGATTCCCGGCGCAAAACGCCCAGGTCTTAGGCTGGTACTTGACTTCTGGAAGGAGCATAAAGCCCTTGCGGTGTTGCTTGTCGCCGGGACAGCGCTGGCAACCGCAATCAGCCTTGCATTTCCCTATGTCCTAAGATTCATTATTGATGGCATCAGACGGCCGGCGACGTTACCGGAGCTTGTGCGCTACGTCTTGCTGCTGGCAGGGCTTGGTCTGATGCGTTCGGTTGCCGAGTCGGTTTTGCCCTGGGCCCGGGGCCGGGTGAACGAACGTTACCAGTGGGTCGTGCGAACCCGGGTGTTTCGCCGGATTCTGGATAAGGGCCACTCTTTTGCCATCCGGTTTCCGACCGGTGATGTAATGGAGCGGCTGGACCACGACTTGGGCGAGCTATCGTGGTTTGCTTGCTCTGGGATATTCCGCGCCGTCTCGGCTATGTTCATGGTTGGGTTTGCGCTGGTCATCATGATCAGCATGAGTCCGCTGTTGACACTCGCTGCGGTGGTGCCGGTCGCAGTGGCGGTTATTGTCTGGATGAGACTTGGGCCATTGGTGTTTAGCCGGTACATGGAATGGCGTCAGAAGATTGCAAAGACAAACAACTTGATTCAATCGTCGTTCACCGGGGTGAGGTTGGTGAAGAGTTACACGATGGAGGAGCGGCTGCAACGCCGGTTTCGCAATGGGTTGGATGAGCGGGTCGCAGCATCGGTGAGAACGACCCGAGTCGAGTCGAGAATCAGCGTGTTCTACATGGCGGTGTCAGAACTAGGAATCCTTGTTGTTCTGTGGCTGGGCGGGTTACTGGTCATAAGGCACCACTTGACACTTGGTGAGTTTGTCGCATTCAATGGCTACGTTATGATGCTTGTCGGGCCGATGTTCGACATCGGCAATCTGTTTGTCATGGGACGGCGGGCCCAGGCCGGGGCAGAGCGGGTTGGCGAGCTCGAAAACCATCCGGTTGAGGTGGCGAGGCGACGAGGCCGACTGGCTGCGGACTTGCCCATGCCAGAAGGAGACCTGCGGCTAGAAGGAGTCACGTTTTCGTACCAGGGCTCGACCCAATCCGGCGGCGCGGTTTCAGTCAGGCCAGCGTTGAAGAATGTAACTATGGAGTTTCCAGTTGGAGGCAGGATTGGTATTGCCGGCACGGTTGGTTCGGGTAAGAGCACCTTGTTTCGGCTGCTGTTCCGTCTGGCTGACCCGCAACAAGGCCGGGTGACGCTTGGCGGCGCCGACATCCGCAATCTGGATTTGGATGCGTACCGGGCGCTTTTCGGGTACGCGCCCCAAGAGCCAGCGCTTTTTTCAGAGACGCTGCGCGAGAATATCGCATTCGGTCGGCCGGTAGATGATGCCGAGCTGAACCGGGTCATTTCCCTGGCGCAGCTGAGCGATGATATGAAGGACCTTGCCGCCGGTCTCAGCGAGAAGCTTGGTGAGCGGGGCGCGCGGCTTTCCGGTGGCCAGAAGGAGCGGGTGGCGATTGCCCGGGCCCTTGTTGGCCGGCCGCGGGTCTTGGTGTTCGACGATGCCTTTTCGGCACTGGACGCCGAAACCGAGCGCAAGCTGGTTGACCGGTTGACGAACGAGTTTAGGGGAGCAACGCTCATTGTCGTATCGCACCGGCTGAGTGTACTTGCAACCTGTGACCGGATATATGTACTCGACGCCGGCGAGGTCAAAGAGCAAGGCACACACGAGGAGCTATTGGCGCGGGCCGGGCTTTACTGGAAGTTGTACCAGCGGCAGTTAATAAGGGAAGAGCTGGAAAAGCTCTAG
- a CDS encoding type III PLP-dependent enzyme yields MATSAYLTRLKKSLPRLARKYGTPLFVISKTLLLEQVARFRKLLPRVKPYYAVKANSHPAVLKLLAQAGVGFDVASVPELEWVLAAGANPKHIIFANTNKRPQDIALAASRKVALTTFDSEYELDKIAANAPGAQVLVRTKVPNVGSVVELSLKFGAEPADVMPLLIKAKRLGLNPRGVSFHVGSQCTHGDNYLEAFELVKIILADARLKQLPLDIVDIGGGFPIRHFASDEDWLASMAPAMNMEMNRLFDPSISIIAEPGRALVGPACLLVMSVIGKSIRGNKHWYYLDDGVYGCLSGIVYDHCKYEYHVFKKGPTQLTTLAGPTCDSIDIISTNEELPELSVGDLVYAVNAGAYTLASATNFNGIPPARAILVP; encoded by the coding sequence TTGGCAACTAGCGCCTATCTGACAAGACTAAAAAAATCTCTTCCCCGTCTGGCCCGAAAGTACGGCACCCCGCTCTTCGTCATCTCCAAAACCCTACTATTGGAACAAGTCGCCAGATTCCGCAAACTCCTCCCGCGCGTCAAACCGTACTACGCAGTAAAGGCCAACTCCCACCCGGCGGTACTGAAGCTACTAGCTCAGGCTGGTGTCGGCTTCGACGTCGCCTCGGTACCGGAACTAGAATGGGTACTAGCTGCGGGCGCAAATCCCAAACACATCATCTTCGCCAATACCAACAAACGGCCTCAGGACATCGCCCTTGCCGCCAGCCGCAAAGTAGCACTCACAACCTTCGACTCTGAGTACGAACTCGACAAAATTGCGGCGAATGCACCCGGCGCCCAGGTGCTCGTGCGCACCAAAGTGCCCAACGTTGGCTCGGTGGTCGAACTCTCGCTCAAATTCGGTGCTGAGCCGGCGGACGTAATGCCCCTGCTGATCAAAGCCAAGCGGCTTGGGCTCAACCCCCGGGGAGTAAGCTTTCACGTTGGCTCCCAGTGCACCCACGGCGACAACTACCTAGAAGCGTTCGAGCTGGTGAAAATTATACTTGCCGATGCCCGGCTCAAACAACTACCCTTAGACATAGTGGACATCGGTGGCGGATTCCCAATCCGCCACTTCGCATCAGACGAAGACTGGCTTGCGTCCATGGCACCGGCGATGAACATGGAAATGAACCGGCTGTTCGATCCGAGCATTTCGATCATCGCCGAGCCGGGTCGGGCGCTTGTCGGCCCAGCCTGTTTGCTTGTAATGTCGGTCATCGGCAAGTCAATCCGCGGCAACAAACACTGGTACTATCTAGACGACGGCGTGTACGGGTGTCTGTCCGGCATTGTCTATGACCACTGCAAGTACGAATACCACGTTTTCAAAAAGGGACCTACCCAGCTTACCACGCTGGCTGGCCCGACCTGCGATTCGATTGACATTATCTCAACCAATGAGGAACTGCCCGAGCTGAGTGTCGGCGACCTGGTCTATGCCGTAAACGCCGGCGCCTACACCCTGGCTAGTGCCACCAACTTCAACGGCATTCCGCCGGCGAGGGCAATCCTGGTCCCGTAA
- a CDS encoding DNA-formamidopyrimidine glycosylase family protein: MPELPELEAISARLRLALTGRRIQSLTLNKPSCLKTTEPKLVALADNRIITIIRLGRFLCLGTDQKLYLCIHLMQDGGLCLCPAHHPMTTSNLLCLHFDNAEDLRVTEGGTRHRVQVHLVTDPNKVAWIAELGLDPLGPDFTLNRFRQALARRNRTIKRFLTDQRTVAGIGGCYSDEILHEARLSPFQPTVSLKPEETIRLYAAVKRVLHDAIVYLKALDHLPDRRDRTFLQVHGRAGQQCSRCGSAIQRVSDEKSITYYCPGCQTGGNILANRSPSSSLPPQELASWSNAACLPADRSLSSSLPLEGGGNKREGDRPLSGPLK; encoded by the coding sequence GTGCCTGAGCTACCAGAACTTGAAGCAATCAGCGCACGGCTTCGCCTGGCCCTGACCGGCCGGCGAATACAAAGTCTGACACTCAACAAACCTTCGTGCCTCAAAACAACTGAGCCGAAACTGGTGGCGCTTGCCGATAACCGTATCATTACCATCATCAGACTAGGCCGGTTCCTCTGCCTGGGAACCGACCAGAAACTGTACCTGTGCATCCACCTGATGCAGGACGGCGGTCTGTGTCTCTGCCCTGCTCACCACCCCATGACCACAAGCAATCTTCTCTGTCTCCACTTTGACAACGCCGAAGACCTGCGTGTCACTGAAGGCGGTACCAGACACCGGGTTCAGGTGCATCTTGTCACCGACCCGAACAAGGTCGCCTGGATTGCCGAGCTTGGTCTTGACCCGCTTGGTCCCGATTTCACTCTCAACCGTTTCCGCCAGGCCCTGGCCCGGCGTAACCGAACGATCAAGAGGTTTCTCACCGACCAGCGAACTGTTGCCGGCATTGGTGGCTGCTACTCAGATGAAATACTCCACGAAGCCCGGCTTTCACCTTTTCAACCGACCGTCAGCCTGAAGCCAGAAGAGACAATTCGCCTCTACGCCGCGGTGAAGAGGGTGCTCCACGACGCTATCGTGTATCTAAAGGCCCTGGACCACCTGCCCGACCGTCGCGACCGGACATTCCTCCAAGTCCACGGTCGTGCCGGGCAGCAGTGTTCCAGATGTGGCTCGGCGATACAGCGCGTCAGCGATGAGAAGTCAATCACATACTACTGCCCTGGCTGCCAGACTGGCGGTAACATCCTCGCTAACCGCTCCCCCTCCTCTTCCCTCCCACCTCAAGAGTTGGCAAGCTGGTCTAATGCCGCCTGCTTGCCCGCTGACCGCTCCCTCTCATCTTCCCTCCCCCTTGAAGGGGGAGGGAATAAAAGGGAGGGGGATCGCCCGCTTTCCGGGCCCCTGAAGTGA
- the mgtE gene encoding magnesium transporter produces MKHPRLLRPLLLPEIHELIAAKDWRALKEMLVTWPAPDLADLLETLSIEDAILLFRMLPAGPASEAFGEMVPERQEAILRSMSDQRVRDIVLAMPPDDRTELFEDLPASLTQRLLNLLPPEERKQALELLGYPENSVGRLMTPDFVALRPEWTVGKAIEHIRTQGRDAETIDMVYVVDEAGRLLDDLPIRRFVLAERAQPVRELMDGSYVSILATADQEEAARQMKHYNLMALPVTNPAGALLGIVTFDDIFEVIEEEATEDFQKGSAVQPLDTSYTAASPWKLYRKRIVWLLVLLVADFFSTGIIAHFERMLQAVIALAFYIPVLIDSGGNTASQAATLVIRALATGELSMRRWFTVVGKEMLTGVLIGITLGAVCFVRGTLGKGGAPVGLVVGLSMATLAVWSNILGSLLPIAITKFRLDPAVVSSPLLTTVADATGLLIYFGYAALLLF; encoded by the coding sequence ATGAAGCATCCAAGGCTTTTGCGTCCCCTGCTTTTGCCGGAGATTCATGAGCTGATTGCGGCCAAGGACTGGCGTGCGCTCAAGGAAATGCTCGTGACTTGGCCCGCGCCGGATTTGGCCGACCTTCTGGAAACTCTGAGCATCGAGGACGCAATCTTGCTCTTTCGCATGCTGCCGGCTGGGCCGGCTAGCGAAGCATTTGGCGAGATGGTTCCGGAGCGGCAGGAGGCAATTTTGCGCTCGATGAGCGACCAGCGGGTGCGGGACATCGTGCTGGCAATGCCGCCTGACGACCGCACCGAGTTGTTTGAGGACCTGCCGGCCAGTCTGACCCAGCGGCTTCTGAACCTGCTGCCGCCGGAGGAGCGCAAGCAGGCGTTGGAGCTTTTGGGTTATCCGGAGAATAGCGTGGGCCGGCTGATGACGCCGGATTTTGTGGCGTTGCGGCCGGAGTGGACAGTCGGTAAGGCAATCGAACACATCCGGACACAGGGTCGTGATGCCGAGACGATTGATATGGTCTACGTGGTGGATGAGGCCGGTCGGCTGTTGGACGACCTGCCGATCCGGCGGTTCGTTTTGGCAGAGCGCGCCCAGCCCGTGCGGGAATTGATGGACGGAAGCTACGTTTCGATACTTGCTACCGCAGATCAGGAGGAGGCTGCTCGGCAGATGAAGCATTATAATCTGATGGCCCTGCCGGTTACCAATCCCGCCGGTGCGCTTCTGGGGATCGTTACTTTCGACGACATATTTGAGGTCATCGAGGAGGAGGCGACCGAGGACTTTCAGAAGGGGTCAGCGGTTCAGCCTCTGGATACGAGCTACACCGCAGCTTCGCCCTGGAAGTTGTATCGTAAGCGGATTGTCTGGCTCCTGGTTTTGCTCGTTGCCGACTTTTTCTCAACCGGCATCATTGCCCATTTTGAACGTATGCTGCAGGCGGTAATCGCGCTCGCCTTCTATATTCCGGTACTCATTGACAGCGGTGGTAACACCGCCAGTCAGGCGGCAACGCTCGTCATCCGGGCGCTGGCAACAGGCGAGCTTTCGATGCGGCGCTGGTTCACGGTCGTTGGCAAGGAAATGCTGACCGGTGTGCTTATCGGCATCACGTTGGGCGCGGTCTGTTTCGTGCGTGGCACGCTGGGCAAGGGTGGTGCACCGGTTGGACTTGTGGTCGGGCTTTCGATGGCAACGCTTGCGGTGTGGTCCAATATCTTGGGCAGTCTGTTGCCGATTGCGATCACGAAGTTCCGGTTGGACCCGGCAGTTGTCAGCTCGCCGTTGCTTACGACCGTGGCGGATGCAACCGGACTGCTGATTTACTTCGGCTACGCCGCGCTGTTGCTTTTCTAG